GTCCTGCGCCCTTGGCGCATCGCCCCTCGCCGACGTGGCAGAGCCTGGCGACACCGGTCTCGACCGGACGGACGCGCCCGGAATGGATGCAGCCGAGGATCGGTCGGGGACAGATGCCGCAGGAAGCGCTGCGGCGGGATGGGATGCTACCGGCACGGTGGCGCAGATGGTCTGCCTCGCCCCGCCCTCCGCGGGCCGGACCGGTGGAACATCGCCCCATGATCCCGCGCCCGATCCCCATGCCGGCGCCCCCCACGCAGGGGCCGCGCCCCAGGATGCGCAAGAGGACATAACGCAGGATGCCCCGCGTCTGGTGGCGAAAGTTCTGGACGTGCAGACCCATTTCGCGCCCATCCGCTCCCTGGTGAGCACCTCCGCTCCCGCTGCCGCACCGCCCGCGACGGCCGGTGCCGATACCGCCAGGATCATCCCGGCTGTGGAGACGAGGGGCGGGGCCCGGCCGCTTGCCGCCGGCCCCGGCTTGTCCGGAACGGACGGCTTCCCCTCTTTGGCCTCGCGCCCCGCCGACGCCCCCGCCAACGCCCCCGCACAGCGGGCCGAGATGGGGGCCGAGCCCTTCAGCGCCCCGACGCGCACGCCGGATGTGGCCACTGGCGGGACCGCGCAACCCAACCCGGCGGCGGCGCCCGCCGCCCCCATTCGCGCCCCTGTGGTGACTGCCCCGCCGCAACCCGCGCCCGCCACGTCGGACGTTCTCCATACGGGCCAGTCCCCCGCCGCCACTGACGCGGACACCGCCGTCCTCGCGGCCCTGTCCACGCCGGATCGCCCCGCCCGGCGCGCCGAGCCTGCGGCGGCCAGCACATCCGGCAGCGTGAAGGCGCCCGAGGCCACTCCGGGAACCACCCCCTTCGAGCCGAGCCCGGTTGCCCGGGCGGGCGGCGAACGTTCATCCAGCCGCGATGAGCGGCGCGACGAACGCGCCGCCTCCGTGCCCATAGAAACCGGCGCAGGACGGGGGGCTGCGGGTTCCGCCGCCCCCACGGGCACCCCCATGCCCTCCGCCGCCCCGCCCGCGACGGCTGCGGTGGCCGTCGCCATTTCGGAGGCCGCAAGCCGCCTGGTGCGGACCAATGCGGGCATCGACCTCACCGCCCCCCCGCGCCCCGGCGATCCCGTCCGCATCATGGAGATCGCCCTTTCGCCCGAGGGCCTC
This genomic interval from Aquabacter sp. L1I39 contains the following:
- the fliK gene encoding flagellar hook-length control protein FliK; this translates as MMPLDARFTTLPIPANDTRPPDEGDGARAGNPFSGLLDEMGRGAGGQSPTDQRPTEEAGGAAQAAPGSPAAPAEPAEGGTDLSRLIARALTRSGGMAQEVARPAMAPLPTAARALQAEAGAAADAGRMSLDLERLSPSCALGASPLADVAEPGDTGLDRTDAPGMDAAEDRSGTDAAGSAAAGWDATGTVAQMVCLAPPSAGRTGGTSPHDPAPDPHAGAPHAGAAPQDAQEDITQDAPRLVAKVLDVQTHFAPIRSLVSTSAPAAAPPATAGADTARIIPAVETRGGARPLAAGPGLSGTDGFPSLASRPADAPANAPAQRAEMGAEPFSAPTRTPDVATGGTAQPNPAAAPAAPIRAPVVTAPPQPAPATSDVLHTGQSPAATDADTAVLAALSTPDRPARRAEPAAASTSGSVKAPEATPGTTPFEPSPVARAGGERSSSRDERRDERAASVPIETGAGRGAAGSAAPTGTPMPSAAPPATAAVAVAISEAASRLVRTNAGIDLTAPPRPGDPVRIMEIALSPEGLGKVTVRLRLTSDGLEVRVRASDAGTAALLQQDKAQLAGILREFGCSEDRMEVSGPDGSAIGSGAGPDLRSTQASPGDDRRGDPQGDRQQGGSQDGSRRNEGRHDDQGSRNPGRGGARDAGFDLRLDGGLDGGLLDG